The following proteins come from a genomic window of Flavobacterium eburneipallidum:
- the cobA gene encoding uroporphyrinogen-III C-methyltransferase, which translates to MLNTIKPKVTLVGAGPGDPDLLTLKGAKALAEANVVLYDALANEEILNFAPQNAIRIFVGKQIGNHAYTQDQINQLIVDNALTYGNVVRLKGGDPFIFGRGSEEIEYAHSFGIPTFVVPGISSVVAVPANQGISITKRGISESFWVITGTTSDRELSADVALAAQSSATVVILMGMSKLAQIVSLFKKASKGELPVAIIQNGTTPKEKIGVGTIDTIQEIVAENKLSSPAIIVIGDVVKESSQLKGFYEEFVTAEIKL; encoded by the coding sequence ATGCTTAATACTATAAAACCCAAAGTAACTTTAGTTGGTGCAGGTCCCGGAGATCCGGATTTGCTTACGCTGAAAGGCGCAAAAGCACTAGCCGAAGCGAACGTGGTTTTGTATGATGCTTTGGCTAATGAAGAAATATTGAATTTTGCTCCCCAAAATGCCATCCGCATTTTTGTTGGAAAACAGATTGGGAATCACGCTTACACACAAGACCAAATCAATCAGTTGATTGTTGACAATGCGCTGACGTATGGAAATGTGGTTCGGCTAAAAGGAGGAGATCCTTTCATTTTTGGACGAGGGAGTGAAGAAATAGAATACGCACATAGTTTCGGAATTCCGACTTTTGTTGTGCCCGGAATTTCATCTGTAGTAGCAGTTCCTGCGAATCAGGGAATTTCAATTACAAAAAGAGGGATTTCAGAAAGTTTTTGGGTAATCACAGGAACAACTTCTGACAGAGAATTATCTGCAGATGTGGCTTTGGCAGCCCAATCATCAGCGACAGTGGTGATTTTGATGGGAATGAGTAAACTAGCACAAATAGTAAGTTTGTTTAAAAAAGCCTCCAAAGGAGAACTTCCCGTTGCGATTATTCAAAACGGAACTACACCCAAAGAAAAAATAGGTGTAGGAACCATTGATACGATTCAGGAAATAGTAGCTGAAAACAAATTAAGTTCGCCAGCCATTATTGTAATTGGAGATGTAGTCAAAGAAAGCAGTCAGTTAAAAGGCTTTTACGAAGAATTTGTAACTGCTGAAATTAAATTATAA
- a CDS encoding sulfate adenylyltransferase subunit 1, whose product MEVLKIATAGSVDDGKSTLIGRLLYDTQSLTTDKLEAIEKSSKQKGYDYLDFSLATDGLVAEREQGITIDVAHIYFSTAKKSYIIADTPGHVEYTRNMVTGASTSQVSIILIDARKGVIEQTYRHFFINNLLRVKDVIVAINKMDLVDYSEEVFNKIKADFQALNEKSAYKEQNVSYIPLSALTGDNVVETLGKMPWYTGQTILQHLEGLESKDVYDNGQARFPVQTVIRPKTEEYHDFRGYAGKLYGNNIKVGDAVTVLPSLTESKVTNIHFFDQQFDEATAGSSITLELENDINVTRGDMIVKSSELPKVEKDITTTVCWMDSKKLVAGAKYFVQHNSNRVLAKIDGVKNVIATDYTGTKEASQLSINEIGEVTIKLSKAIYFDAYNDNKSNGAFILIDATTNTTAGVGFIK is encoded by the coding sequence ATGGAAGTTTTAAAAATAGCAACAGCAGGAAGTGTAGATGATGGAAAAAGTACATTAATCGGAAGATTATTATACGATACACAGTCATTGACTACAGACAAATTAGAAGCAATAGAAAAAAGCAGTAAGCAAAAAGGATACGATTATCTTGATTTTTCTTTGGCTACAGATGGTTTGGTTGCTGAAAGAGAACAAGGAATTACAATTGACGTAGCGCATATTTACTTTTCGACTGCGAAAAAAAGTTACATTATTGCCGATACCCCAGGTCACGTAGAATACACTCGTAATATGGTTACAGGAGCTTCGACTTCACAAGTATCTATCATTTTGATTGATGCCCGTAAAGGAGTTATTGAGCAAACCTACCGTCACTTTTTTATCAATAATTTATTGAGAGTAAAAGATGTGATTGTTGCAATTAATAAAATGGATTTAGTTGATTATTCAGAAGAAGTTTTCAATAAAATCAAAGCTGATTTTCAGGCATTAAATGAAAAAAGTGCTTACAAAGAACAAAACGTAAGTTACATTCCGTTGAGTGCTTTGACAGGTGATAATGTGGTAGAAACATTAGGAAAAATGCCTTGGTATACTGGTCAAACTATTCTACAACATTTAGAAGGTTTAGAGTCAAAAGATGTTTATGATAATGGACAGGCTCGTTTTCCAGTTCAAACAGTAATTCGTCCAAAAACGGAAGAATACCACGATTTTAGAGGATATGCCGGAAAATTATACGGGAACAATATCAAAGTTGGAGATGCTGTAACGGTTCTTCCTTCTTTAACAGAATCAAAAGTGACTAACATTCACTTTTTCGATCAGCAATTTGACGAAGCTACAGCAGGTTCTTCTATCACATTGGAATTAGAAAATGATATCAATGTAACAAGAGGGGATATGATTGTAAAATCAAGTGAACTTCCTAAAGTGGAGAAAGACATCACAACAACTGTTTGTTGGATGGACAGCAAAAAATTAGTAGCCGGTGCAAAATATTTTGTACAGCACAATTCGAATAGAGTTTTGGCAAAAATTGACGGTGTGAAAAATGTAATCGCTACAGATTATACAGGAACAAAAGAAGCTTCTCAATTATCAATTAATGAAATTGGAGAAGTAACTATCAAATTGAGCAAAGCCATTTATTTTGATGCTTACAACGATAACAAATCGAATGGAGCTTTCATCTTAATTGATGCTACAACCAACACTACAGCAGGAGTTGGATTTATAAAATAA
- the cysD gene encoding sulfate adenylyltransferase subunit CysD translates to MSSVLKTNALESEAIYIFREVISQFDKPVLLFSGGKDSITLVRLAQKAFFPAKIPFPLLHVDTGHNFPETIEFRDKLVAELGLELIVRNVQDAIDSGKVVEESGKYSSRNSLQTTTLLDAIDEFKFDACIGGARRDEEKARAKERIFSVRDDFGQWDEKNQRPELFDLLNGKIENGQNVRVFPISNWTELDVWSYIEQEQIEIPSIYFSHKRKVFLRDGMIWSHSPFVFQEEDEPTEERVVRFRTVGDMSCTAAVDSYAGTITEVVGEIRSSTISERGARIDDKRSEAAMEKRKQQGYF, encoded by the coding sequence ATGAGTTCAGTATTAAAAACAAATGCTTTAGAAAGCGAAGCGATTTACATTTTTAGAGAAGTGATTTCTCAATTTGACAAGCCTGTGTTGCTTTTCTCTGGAGGAAAAGATTCAATAACATTGGTGCGTTTGGCACAAAAAGCATTTTTTCCAGCAAAAATTCCTTTTCCATTATTGCACGTTGATACAGGACACAACTTTCCTGAAACTATCGAATTCAGAGACAAATTAGTAGCTGAATTAGGTTTGGAATTAATTGTTCGTAATGTACAGGATGCTATCGATTCTGGAAAAGTAGTAGAAGAATCTGGAAAATATTCAAGTAGAAATAGTTTGCAAACAACCACACTTTTGGATGCAATTGATGAGTTCAAATTTGATGCTTGTATCGGTGGAGCACGTCGTGATGAAGAAAAAGCAAGAGCTAAAGAACGTATTTTCTCTGTTCGTGATGATTTCGGTCAATGGGATGAGAAAAATCAACGCCCGGAATTATTTGATTTATTGAACGGAAAAATCGAAAATGGCCAAAACGTTCGTGTTTTCCCAATTTCAAACTGGACAGAATTAGATGTTTGGAGTTATATCGAACAAGAGCAAATCGAAATTCCATCGATTTATTTCTCACACAAACGTAAAGTATTCTTAAGAGATGGTATGATTTGGTCACATTCTCCTTTTGTTTTTCAAGAGGAAGATGAGCCAACAGAAGAAAGAGTGGTTCGTTTTAGAACCGTTGGGGATATGAGTTGTACTGCTGCAGTAGATTCTTATGCAGGAACAATTACCGAAGTAGTTGGCGAAATTCGTTCTTCTACTATTTCAGAAAGAGGAGCCAGAATTGATGACAAACGTTCGGAAGCTGCAATGGAAAAAAGAAAACAACAAGGGTATTTTTAA
- a CDS encoding precorrin-2 dehydrogenase/sirohydrochlorin ferrochelatase family protein, with the protein MERNELYPVFLKLHNLKVLIVGGGNVGLEKLSFMLKSSPNANVEVVATKFLPELVTLAENHPSVKLTKSKFKKKMLKKRHMVIACTDDLKVNKRVYDLSRKRYLICNIADTPDLCDYYLGGIVTKGNVKIAISTNGKSPTTAKRLREFFEEVIPEDVNKMVENLNEYRKTLKGNFEEKVQRMNEITEALKNKE; encoded by the coding sequence ATGGAAAGAAACGAATTATATCCGGTTTTTTTAAAACTACACAACCTCAAAGTACTTATTGTAGGCGGTGGAAATGTAGGTTTGGAAAAATTGTCATTTATGTTGAAATCCAGTCCCAATGCCAATGTTGAGGTAGTGGCGACAAAGTTCTTGCCCGAATTGGTAACATTAGCCGAGAATCATCCTTCGGTTAAGCTGACCAAATCGAAGTTCAAGAAAAAAATGTTGAAAAAACGACATATGGTTATCGCTTGCACCGATGATTTAAAAGTCAATAAAAGAGTTTACGATTTATCCCGTAAGCGTTATTTGATTTGCAACATTGCCGATACACCCGATTTGTGTGATTATTATTTGGGAGGAATTGTAACCAAAGGAAATGTGAAAATTGCCATTTCAACCAATGGAAAATCACCAACAACAGCCAAAAGGTTAAGAGAATTTTTCGAAGAAGTAATTCCGGAAGACGTCAATAAAATGGTCGAAAATCTGAATGAATACAGAAAAACACTCAAAGGAAATTTCGAAGAAAAAGTGCAACGTATGAACGAAATCACCGAAGCACTTAAGAACAAAGAATAA
- a CDS encoding phosphoadenylyl-sulfate reductase, giving the protein MSATIVNTLLEKTAGFSIEETLAFLANEYKDKVVFSTSFGQEDQVITALIAKNDLPITIFTLDTGRLFQETYDVFHKTLKKYKKPIEVYFPEAASVENLLKQKGPNSFYESVENRKECCFIRKVAPLTKALKGNAIWITGLRAEQSENRNDLPFFEYDANFDIIKFNPLLKWTLEDVQKYIDENNVPQNALHKQGFVSIGCAPCTRAIAPGEDIRAGRWSWESSHKECGLHQK; this is encoded by the coding sequence ATGAGTGCAACAATAGTAAATACTTTATTAGAAAAAACAGCTGGTTTTTCGATTGAAGAAACTTTGGCGTTTTTGGCTAATGAATACAAAGATAAAGTAGTTTTTTCGACATCTTTCGGACAGGAAGATCAGGTAATTACTGCTTTGATTGCAAAAAACGATTTGCCAATTACCATTTTTACTTTGGATACAGGTAGATTGTTTCAGGAGACCTATGATGTTTTTCATAAAACATTAAAGAAGTACAAAAAACCAATTGAAGTTTATTTTCCAGAAGCTGCTTCTGTTGAAAATTTACTAAAACAAAAAGGACCAAACAGCTTTTACGAATCGGTTGAGAATAGAAAAGAATGTTGTTTTATTCGTAAAGTAGCACCTTTGACCAAAGCTTTGAAAGGAAATGCTATTTGGATTACAGGTTTAAGAGCCGAACAATCAGAGAATAGAAACGACTTGCCTTTCTTTGAATACGATGCTAATTTTGACATCATCAAATTCAATCCTCTGTTGAAATGGACTTTAGAAGATGTTCAAAAATACATTGATGAAAATAATGTGCCACAAAATGCTTTACACAAACAAGGATTTGTTAGTATAGGTTGTGCGCCTTGTACCAGAGCAATTGCTCCTGGCGAAGATATTAGAGCAGGAAGATGGTCTTGGGAATCCAGCCATAAAGAATGCGGTTTACACCAAAAATAA
- a CDS encoding HEPN domain-containing protein: MESFRTEIENPIVQKEIIDLEKKIFSFRNGQIDDERFRSLRLARGIYGQRQEGVQMIRIKLPYGKVTSEQLRRITEVSDKYSTGRLHITTRQDIQIHYVSLDRTPELWADLAKDDITLREACGNTVRNITGSELAGVDVDEPFDVTPYAHGLFQYLLRNPICQEMGRKFKISFSSSDKDTALSYLHDLGFIPKIVNGEKGFKIMFAGGLGSQPSHAELLSEFVPVNQIIPTAEGIIRVFDRHGERAKRLKARMKFLIKDLGREEFLRLVDEEKKALPFHSYEIDTTAFEGPITEPLLAVPSVTIDDVEAFEAWKKSNVIAQKQAGYVAIGVKVLLGDFYTDKARLLADLIKNYGANELRFSLRQNIVIRNIKEENLPFFYQELAKLEMVSLGYDTVGDITACPGTDTCNLGIASSTGIAEELERVIKTEYPQYSNNTEIEIKISGCMNACGQHNMSAIGFQGMSINAGKLVAPALQVLLGGGRLGNGEGRFSDKVIKIPSRRGPDALRFILNDFDANGNGQSFLNYYDAKGEKYFYEFLKPLADVTNLTDADFVDWGNADNYVKAVGVGECAGVVIDLVATLLFEAKDKLTVAQESFAEGKWSDAIYQAYAGFVNGAKALLLSENEKTNTHAGIVDLFDKVFVATNKIQLDSTFAELVYQINKNEPSEAFAKTYIQEGINFFDKIETYRAKDLADA, encoded by the coding sequence ATGGAAAGTTTTAGAACAGAAATAGAAAACCCGATTGTACAAAAAGAGATTATCGATTTAGAGAAAAAGATTTTTTCTTTCCGTAACGGACAAATTGATGATGAGCGTTTTCGTAGTCTTCGTTTAGCGCGTGGAATTTACGGTCAACGTCAGGAAGGAGTACAAATGATTCGTATTAAATTGCCTTACGGAAAAGTAACCAGCGAGCAATTGAGAAGAATTACGGAAGTATCGGATAAATATTCTACAGGACGTTTGCACATTACAACTCGTCAGGATATTCAAATTCATTATGTGAGTTTGGACAGAACACCTGAACTTTGGGCAGATTTAGCCAAAGATGATATTACATTGCGTGAAGCTTGTGGAAACACAGTTCGTAATATTACAGGAAGTGAATTAGCCGGTGTAGATGTTGACGAACCTTTTGATGTGACACCTTATGCTCACGGTTTGTTCCAATATTTATTGCGTAACCCAATTTGTCAGGAAATGGGACGTAAGTTCAAAATATCATTCTCATCATCAGATAAAGATACTGCTTTGAGTTATTTACACGATTTAGGATTTATTCCAAAAATTGTTAATGGCGAAAAAGGATTCAAAATAATGTTTGCAGGAGGTTTGGGTTCACAGCCAAGTCACGCTGAATTGCTTTCAGAATTTGTACCGGTAAACCAAATTATCCCAACTGCGGAAGGTATAATCAGAGTTTTTGACCGTCACGGAGAAAGAGCAAAACGTTTGAAAGCACGTATGAAATTCTTAATCAAAGACTTGGGTCGTGAGGAATTTTTACGTTTAGTAGATGAAGAGAAAAAAGCATTGCCTTTTCACTCTTACGAAATAGATACAACTGCATTTGAAGGACCAATTACAGAACCTTTATTAGCGGTGCCATCAGTAACAATTGATGACGTTGAAGCTTTTGAAGCATGGAAAAAATCAAATGTAATTGCACAAAAACAAGCAGGATATGTAGCAATTGGTGTAAAAGTACTTTTAGGAGATTTCTACACTGACAAAGCAAGATTATTAGCGGATTTGATTAAAAATTATGGTGCTAACGAATTGCGTTTTTCATTAAGACAAAACATCGTTATCCGTAACATCAAAGAAGAAAATTTACCTTTCTTTTACCAGGAATTAGCCAAATTAGAAATGGTTAGTTTAGGATATGATACTGTTGGAGATATCACGGCTTGTCCGGGAACTGATACTTGTAATTTAGGAATTGCAAGCAGTACAGGAATTGCCGAAGAATTAGAAAGAGTAATCAAAACAGAATACCCACAATACAGCAACAACACTGAAATTGAAATCAAAATCAGTGGTTGTATGAATGCTTGCGGACAACACAATATGTCAGCGATTGGTTTCCAGGGAATGTCAATCAATGCAGGGAAATTAGTAGCTCCGGCGTTACAGGTTTTATTAGGAGGAGGAAGATTAGGAAATGGTGAAGGACGTTTTTCTGATAAAGTAATCAAAATTCCAAGTAGAAGAGGACCTGATGCTTTGCGTTTTATCTTAAATGATTTTGATGCGAACGGAAACGGACAATCATTCCTGAATTATTATGATGCTAAAGGTGAGAAATATTTCTACGAATTTTTGAAACCATTAGCAGATGTAACGAATTTAACCGATGCTGATTTTGTAGATTGGGGTAATGCCGATAACTATGTGAAAGCAGTTGGAGTTGGAGAATGTGCCGGTGTAGTAATTGATTTAGTGGCTACTTTATTATTTGAAGCAAAAGATAAATTGACTGTTGCACAAGAATCTTTCGCAGAAGGAAAATGGTCAGATGCTATTTATCAGGCGTATGCAGGATTTGTAAATGGAGCGAAAGCTTTATTATTATCGGAGAACGAAAAAACAAATACGCACGCTGGAATTGTAGATTTATTTGATAAAGTTTTTGTTGCAACGAATAAAATTCAATTGGATTCTACTTTTGCTGAATTGGTTTACCAAATCAATAAAAATGAGCCTTCTGAAGCTTTCGCTAAAACATATATTCAAGAAGGAATTAACTTTTTTGATAAAATTGAAACGTATAGAGCAAAAGATTTAGCTGATGCTTAA
- a CDS encoding sulfite exporter TauE/SafE family protein: MDTTLNNDNNTSKVEVSFKERLWIIIPVVLLVGLLSTLVYNHYSEFTWDGFVGGFNQELLVFFAIGVFAQLVDGTLGMGYGATSSSFLLAYGISPAISSTGVHVAEMFTTGASAISHHKFGNINKKLLKNLLIPGAIGSITGAYLLADVIDGDTIKPFIAIYLMILAVVIIIKALRKNITKKKTKKLGFLATFGGFMDSIGGGGWGPIVTSTLLGRGRNPRYTIGSVNAAEFVVSFASGITFMLFGGINGWQVIIGLILGGVIAAPLGAYLVNKIQRKPMMVVVGVLIILLSLKTLWKFL; the protein is encoded by the coding sequence ATGGATACAACTTTGAATAATGATAATAATACTTCAAAAGTAGAAGTGAGTTTTAAAGAACGATTGTGGATAATTATTCCAGTTGTTTTGTTGGTAGGCTTATTATCTACATTGGTTTATAATCATTACAGTGAATTTACTTGGGATGGATTTGTTGGAGGTTTTAATCAGGAATTACTAGTCTTTTTTGCTATTGGTGTTTTTGCACAATTAGTAGATGGAACATTAGGAATGGGGTATGGAGCAACCTCTAGTTCTTTCTTATTAGCCTACGGAATTTCTCCAGCAATAAGCAGTACAGGAGTACACGTTGCTGAAATGTTTACTACTGGAGCTTCGGCGATTTCACACCACAAATTTGGTAATATCAATAAAAAATTATTAAAAAATCTTTTGATTCCAGGTGCAATTGGTTCTATAACGGGCGCTTATTTGTTGGCTGATGTGATTGATGGCGATACCATAAAGCCATTTATTGCCATTTATTTGATGATTTTAGCGGTTGTTATTATCATAAAAGCATTACGAAAAAATATCACAAAAAAGAAGACAAAAAAACTAGGATTTCTTGCTACCTTTGGCGGCTTTATGGATTCTATCGGTGGAGGTGGATGGGGACCTATCGTAACGTCAACATTATTGGGGCGTGGAAGGAATCCGCGTTATACTATTGGCTCTGTAAATGCAGCTGAATTTGTAGTTTCGTTTGCTAGTGGAATCACTTTTATGCTTTTTGGAGGTATAAATGGCTGGCAAGTGATTATTGGATTAATATTAGGAGGTGTTATTGCTGCTCCTCTTGGTGCTTATTTGGTGAATAAAATTCAAAGAAAACCAATGATGGTTGTTGTTGGGGTATTAATAATTTTATTGAGTTTAAAAACTTTGTGGAAGTTTTTATAA